One Endozoicomonas gorgoniicola DNA window includes the following coding sequences:
- a CDS encoding SAM-dependent methyltransferase, which produces MKPGGKAAVVVPTGFITAQSGIDKKIRKHLVDNKMLAGVVSMPSNIFATTGTNVSILFIDASNKGKVALIDASNLGQKVKEGKNQKTVLSEKEEQFIIDVFNGQDVEDDFSVAVSYEEIAGKNYSLSAGQYFEVKIEYVDITAEQFAEKMKNFNNNLNALFEQSRDLEGEIKKNLAGLKYE; this is translated from the coding sequence CTGAAACCAGGTGGTAAAGCGGCTGTAGTGGTGCCTACCGGTTTTATCACGGCACAGTCCGGTATCGACAAAAAGATTCGAAAGCATTTGGTAGACAATAAAATGCTGGCAGGCGTTGTTTCGATGCCGAGCAATATTTTTGCGACCACCGGCACCAACGTTTCTATCTTATTTATTGATGCTTCCAACAAAGGCAAGGTGGCATTGATTGATGCCTCTAACCTTGGTCAAAAAGTGAAGGAAGGCAAAAACCAGAAAACCGTTCTGTCCGAAAAGGAAGAGCAGTTTATTATTGACGTGTTTAATGGTCAGGATGTGGAGGATGATTTTTCGGTCGCGGTGAGTTATGAGGAAATTGCGGGCAAAAATTACTCGCTGAGTGCCGGGCAGTATTTTGAGGTGAAGATTGAGTATGTGGATATTACGGCGGAGCAGTTTGCTGAGAAGATGAAAAATTTCAACAATAATCTCAACGCCCTATTTGAACAGTCTCGTGATTTAGAGGGGGAAATTAAAAAAAATCTGGCGGGTTTAAAGTATGAGTGA
- a CDS encoding ankyrin repeat domain-containing protein, which yields MSFIKRIKFANIFRRKEEEVFYSQVAKELSTEILQEALWVKALEKAHGDSTRQISEYIKLRVQSLKDQKDIQAELAGNKRGQTSEINVEAEFIKAPIAKNYKSKKLLKAAESNDYNSVLSALNDITASEQRSLVNKSNGAENTAIHIAARYGNVKIISLLVKNNVGINFINCLGLTPLDIAKNKKHLDAVRLITEAGGKSNPNCQHRY from the coding sequence ATGTCATTTATAAAAAGAATAAAATTTGCAAATATCTTTCGCAGAAAAGAAGAAGAAGTGTTTTATTCTCAAGTAGCTAAAGAGCTTTCAACGGAAATTCTTCAAGAAGCTCTTTGGGTAAAAGCTTTAGAAAAAGCTCATGGTGATTCAACTAGGCAAATATCTGAGTATATAAAGTTAAGAGTTCAAAGCTTAAAAGACCAAAAAGACATCCAAGCTGAATTGGCTGGAAATAAAAGAGGACAAACATCTGAAATCAACGTTGAAGCAGAATTTATCAAGGCACCAATTGCAAAAAATTATAAATCAAAAAAATTACTTAAAGCTGCTGAAAGCAATGATTATAACAGTGTGCTTTCGGCTTTAAATGATATTACAGCTTCCGAGCAGAGAAGCCTTGTAAATAAAAGCAATGGTGCTGAAAATACAGCGATACATATAGCTGCACGATATGGTAACGTGAAAATAATTAGTCTTCTTGTTAAGAACAATGTTGGAATTAACTTTATAAACTGCTTAGGTTTAACTCCTTTGGATATTGCGAAAAATAAAAAACATTTAGATGCAGTAAGGCTTATAACTGAAGCAGGAGGAAAATCTAATCCTAACTGTCAGCATAGGTATTAA
- a CDS encoding HsdM family class I SAM-dependent methyltransferase has product MVELAFQQQTQELIDGLKSICASYGLGNDGNEFKIITQTFLYKFLNDKFAYEAKRIDPTLAQAEKWEEQLAALSEDELEMLQMQMDGDTAELKPAHFIAHLFSQQNQPEFAKLFDDTLFDIAITNNDVFSVKTDGGAKLELFDRVSEFIADPSKRDNFCKAIINKLVEFSFERIFTQKYDFYATIFEYLIKDYNSNSGGKYAEYYTPHAVARIMASILVPKAQQGKVKNVSVYDPSAGSGTLLMNVAHAIGEKRCSIFTQDISQKSSNLLRLNLILNNLVHSIPNVIQGNTMEHPYHKDGKELRQFDYIVSNPPFKMDFSDFRDNLDTQANAKRFFAGIPKEPAKAKDKMAIYQLFLQHIIHSLKPQQFPLII; this is encoded by the coding sequence GTGGTAGAACTCGCTTTTCAGCAACAAACCCAGGAACTGATTGATGGCCTTAAGAGCATCTGTGCCAGCTACGGCCTGGGCAATGACGGCAATGAATTCAAAATCATCACCCAGACCTTTCTGTACAAATTCCTGAACGACAAATTTGCCTATGAAGCCAAGCGCATAGACCCCACCCTTGCCCAGGCCGAAAAATGGGAAGAGCAGCTGGCCGCCCTGTCAGAAGACGAGCTGGAGATGCTGCAAATGCAGATGGACGGCGACACCGCCGAACTTAAACCCGCCCACTTTATCGCCCACCTGTTCAGCCAGCAGAACCAGCCCGAGTTCGCCAAACTGTTCGACGACACCCTGTTTGATATCGCCATTACCAACAACGACGTATTTTCGGTAAAGACCGACGGCGGTGCCAAGTTGGAGCTGTTTGACCGGGTCAGCGAATTTATTGCCGACCCCAGCAAGCGGGATAACTTCTGCAAGGCCATTATCAACAAACTGGTTGAATTCAGCTTTGAGCGGATTTTCACCCAGAAGTACGATTTCTACGCCACCATCTTTGAATACCTGATCAAAGACTACAACAGCAACAGCGGCGGCAAATACGCCGAATACTATACGCCCCATGCGGTCGCCCGGATTATGGCGTCGATCCTGGTACCCAAAGCACAGCAGGGCAAGGTGAAGAATGTCAGCGTTTACGACCCGTCCGCCGGTTCCGGCACCCTGTTGATGAACGTCGCTCACGCCATTGGTGAAAAACGCTGCTCTATTTTCACACAGGATATTTCCCAGAAGTCCTCAAACCTGTTGCGACTAAACCTGATCTTGAACAACCTGGTGCATTCCATTCCTAATGTGATTCAGGGTAATACCATGGAACACCCTTATCATAAGGACGGGAAAGAACTGCGGCAGTTTGATTACATAGTTTCTAATCCGCCGTTCAAAATGGACTTCAGTGATTTCCGGGATAATCTAGATACCCAAGCAAACGCAAAACGCTTCTTTGCCGGTATTCCTAAAGAACCTGCCAAAGCCAAAGATAAAATGGCGATTTACCAGCTGTTTCTGCAGCATATCATTCACTCTCTGAAACCACAGCAATTCCCGCTGATCATTTAG
- a CDS encoding restriction endonuclease subunit S: protein MSDIKKIQLGDIAAPGRSVISGPFGSSIGKRFFKDSGIPVIRGNNLTTDFKKFIDEGFVFLTKEKADELKADAIEGDIVFTAAGTIGQVGIIPTQAKYQRYVISNKQLRFRVDTQKAYPNYVYYWLASPWIFQTIINRNTGSTVPLINLGIIKSLPITLPSDTTEQKKIADVLSAIDKKIELNNRINTELEAMAKTLYDYWFVQFDFPDANGKPYKSSGGKMVYNEVLKREIPEGWKTELILDSCGVIDCLHSKKPDFLLDDKKHYLLQLENILDNGQVDVRNKFYVSKPDYLAWTARIEVKHNDIVMTNAGRTAAFAQIPETVKCGIGRNITAIRPNSINPNYFFLSLSGIDIQRQILTNLDHGAFFKSFNVKGIKALKLTRPMIEIENKFEALVSPIIEKRNKLVFENNELSKLRDWLLPMLMNGQVTVNPTTENP, encoded by the coding sequence ATGAGTGACATTAAAAAAATACAGCTTGGAGATATTGCGGCACCCGGTCGATCTGTAATTTCTGGCCCATTTGGCAGCAGCATTGGCAAACGTTTCTTTAAGGATTCAGGCATACCTGTAATCAGAGGCAACAATTTAACAACCGATTTTAAAAAATTCATTGATGAAGGCTTTGTGTTTTTAACAAAAGAAAAAGCTGATGAACTTAAGGCTGATGCAATAGAGGGTGACATTGTATTCACAGCAGCTGGAACTATTGGCCAGGTTGGCATTATTCCTACGCAAGCAAAATATCAAAGATATGTAATTTCAAACAAACAATTACGATTCCGAGTTGATACGCAAAAAGCTTATCCAAATTACGTTTATTATTGGCTCGCTAGCCCTTGGATATTCCAGACAATTATCAATAGGAATACTGGTAGTACTGTCCCTCTAATAAATCTTGGAATCATCAAATCACTTCCAATTACTTTGCCTAGTGATACAACCGAACAAAAAAAAATTGCTGATGTGCTGTCAGCTATTGATAAAAAAATCGAACTTAACAACCGCATCAACACCGAACTGGAAGCCATGGCAAAAACCCTGTACGACTACTGGTTTGTACAGTTTGACTTCCCCGATGCTAACGGCAAGCCCTACAAATCTTCTGGCGGGAAGATGGTTTATAACGAGGTTTTGAAGCGGGAGATTCCGGAGGGGTGGAAAACAGAACTCATTTTAGATAGCTGCGGTGTCATTGACTGTCTGCACTCTAAAAAGCCTGATTTTCTTCTGGATGATAAAAAACATTATCTCCTTCAGCTTGAGAACATTCTGGATAATGGCCAAGTTGATGTTCGTAATAAATTTTACGTTTCAAAACCAGACTATTTGGCTTGGACTGCTCGAATTGAAGTCAAACACAATGATATTGTGATGACGAATGCTGGTAGAACAGCAGCATTTGCCCAAATTCCCGAAACTGTAAAATGTGGCATTGGAAGAAACATAACAGCTATACGACCAAACTCAATAAACCCAAATTATTTTTTTCTTAGCTTATCTGGAATTGACATTCAGAGACAAATTTTAACAAACTTAGACCACGGAGCTTTTTTCAAAAGCTTCAATGTCAAAGGAATAAAAGCTCTTAAACTAACTCGTCCAATGATAGAAATTGAAAATAAATTTGAAGCTCTAGTTTCTCCAATTATTGAAAAACGAAATAAGTTGGTTTTTGAAAACAATGAACTAAGCAAACTCCGAGACTGGCTCCTCCCCATGCTAATGAACGGTCAGGTCACCGTTAACCCCACCACCGAAAACCCTTAA
- a CDS encoding ISL3 family transposase has product MRDKQLYSQILGIESPWFVSEVELSLQDQQVRVFIEHNGKKACKCSVCDKPCSGYDHITQKWRHLDTCQFQTILVARVPRTQCPEHKVLAINVPWAESDSRYTALFEALVIDWLKEATTKAVARQMKLGWNAIDGIQQRAVKRGLARRDAKPPKRIAVDETSFQKHHEYVTVVTDHDQGVVIHVSDDRKSDSLNEYFDTLPYDHKEGIECVTMDMSKAYIKSVSENVPDADQKIAFDKFHVAQSLGKAVNKVRIEENKALVNQGVELLKGTRYDWLTNPENMSEEQWDNFEPLRNSTLKTARAWAIRQMAMSLWNYKSRAWAIKAWKRWLCWAQRCRLEPIKEVARTVKEHLWGIINAIVLEANNGRAEGVNSKIQSLKNRACGFRNRERYKTAIYFHLGGLDLYPTGVHR; this is encoded by the coding sequence ATGCGTGATAAGCAACTCTATTCTCAAATACTGGGTATTGAGTCTCCTTGGTTCGTTTCTGAAGTTGAATTGTCATTACAGGATCAACAGGTTCGGGTATTCATTGAACACAATGGTAAAAAGGCCTGCAAATGCAGTGTTTGCGATAAGCCCTGCTCTGGCTACGACCACATCACTCAGAAGTGGCGTCATCTGGATACCTGTCAGTTTCAGACTATTCTAGTTGCCAGGGTTCCACGGACCCAGTGCCCTGAGCATAAGGTGTTAGCCATCAATGTGCCCTGGGCTGAATCTGACTCTCGATATACAGCTCTGTTTGAAGCCCTTGTTATTGACTGGCTAAAGGAGGCAACTACGAAGGCAGTTGCACGACAAATGAAGCTTGGTTGGAATGCCATAGACGGTATTCAGCAGCGTGCAGTGAAGAGAGGACTGGCTCGTCGTGATGCTAAGCCACCAAAACGAATCGCTGTTGATGAAACCTCATTTCAAAAGCATCATGAATACGTCACAGTGGTCACTGACCACGACCAAGGCGTTGTTATTCACGTTTCTGATGACCGTAAAAGTGACAGTCTCAACGAGTACTTTGACACACTGCCCTATGACCATAAAGAGGGGATCGAATGCGTGACGATGGACATGTCCAAGGCTTACATCAAGTCAGTCAGTGAGAATGTTCCAGACGCAGATCAGAAGATTGCATTTGATAAGTTTCACGTTGCTCAGTCTCTGGGTAAAGCTGTCAACAAGGTTCGGATAGAAGAGAACAAAGCCCTTGTAAACCAAGGTGTAGAGCTGCTTAAGGGGACTCGCTACGACTGGCTGACTAACCCTGAAAACATGTCTGAAGAGCAGTGGGATAACTTCGAACCACTGAGAAACTCGACACTTAAAACAGCTCGCGCCTGGGCCATCCGGCAAATGGCAATGAGCTTATGGAATTACAAGTCCAGAGCTTGGGCAATCAAGGCCTGGAAGAGGTGGCTATGCTGGGCGCAGAGATGTCGGCTTGAGCCCATAAAAGAAGTTGCCAGAACGGTCAAAGAGCACTTGTGGGGTATCATCAACGCTATTGTCCTTGAGGCTAATAACGGTCGAGCAGAGGGAGTGAACAGCAAGATTCAGAGTTTGAAGAATCGGGCTTGTGGCTTTCGAAACCGTGAAAGATATAAGACAGCGATCTACTTTCATCTTGGAGGCTTGGACTTGTACCCCACTGGCGTACATCGTTGA
- a CDS encoding type I restriction endonuclease subunit R: MAKSPGGSVPDFHKNQTGNDMPFTEDTRVKIPAILHLIRLGYEYLSLKGASWDIDTNIFPEIFKESIARINPDMDQGDVTRFLEEVKLTLDYEDLGEAFYEKLLERSGNKLIDFTNFDNNSFHVVTELTCKNGDDEFRPDITLLINGMPLVFIEVKKPNNREGILAERDRINVRSQNKKFRRFMNLTQFMIYSNNMKYDDASPEPIQGAFYASPSYHKPVFNYFREEKEFDLNYLLRKVSDETELAVLKDNNQEVIRNNPDFISNKEPGTPTNHICTSLLSRDRLKFILQYALAYVHEHDGVQKHIMRYPQMFATKAIEQKLDEGNKKGIIWHTQGSGKTALTYYNVKFLTNYYQRQNIVPKFYFIVDRLDLLTQAKREFNKRRLKVHTINSRDEFSKDIKATKVIHNDSGKPEITVVNIQKFKDDPSVVQTKDYNVDIQRVYFLDEVHRSYNPNGSFLANLDESDRNAIKIGLTGTPLLGSDYNSKTLFGGYIHKYYYNASIADGYTLRLIREEIATNYINAMQKAIKEIEVQQGNINKKEVYAHPRFVEPMLNYIINDFEKSRGAMNDSTIGGMVICDSSEQAKELYKQFNAVYAEKPTSAANDEEAEQKKVAEPRASYTAKVKNNNKVKTARLILHDIGTKDERKEWVEEFKAGKIDFLFVYNMLLTGFDAKRLKKLYLGRQIRQHNLLQALTRVNRTYKDFRYGYVVDFADISEEFKATNEAYFKELQSELGDEMTHYSNLFKSQEEIKQEIEHVKDVLFKFDTENPETFSRQISEMQSREDVLALKKALADAKSLYNVIRMQGNYEMLSYLDFPMLNKLYRMATERLELLNLKANIEKGDDTTNLLNVALEEVIFEFVKIGEEELKLADELKDTLRKTREALNSNFDQQDPKFITLKEELERLFKKKNLNEVTQEEMNKNITALNKIHDRIKELNRENNLLRQKYNGDRKYTRIHKRLNEQATENPELSATERNIFEALMGVKQQADDIVLNNSDLLENDSYFQRTMQPHVIRQFKTEHHIKLNPDAARHINQLIVNEYLNEYNGVSAW; the protein is encoded by the coding sequence ATGGCTAAATCTCCGGGCGGTAGCGTACCTGACTTTCATAAAAATCAAACAGGGAACGATATGCCATTCACCGAAGACACACGAGTAAAAATACCCGCTATTTTGCACCTGATCCGATTGGGCTATGAATACCTCTCCCTTAAAGGTGCCAGTTGGGATATCGACACCAACATTTTCCCTGAAATCTTCAAAGAATCTATCGCCCGCATAAACCCGGATATGGATCAGGGCGATGTAACCCGCTTTCTGGAAGAGGTCAAACTAACCCTCGACTATGAAGATCTGGGCGAGGCTTTTTACGAAAAATTGCTGGAACGTTCAGGCAACAAGCTGATCGACTTCACAAACTTCGATAACAATAGCTTCCATGTCGTCACCGAGCTTACCTGCAAAAATGGCGACGATGAGTTCCGCCCGGACATCACCCTGCTCATCAACGGAATGCCCCTGGTCTTTATCGAGGTCAAGAAACCTAATAACCGTGAGGGCATCCTGGCCGAACGAGACCGCATCAACGTTCGCTCGCAAAATAAAAAATTTCGCCGCTTTATGAACCTGACTCAGTTCATGATTTACTCCAACAATATGAAGTATGACGATGCGTCTCCGGAGCCAATACAGGGCGCTTTCTACGCCAGCCCTTCTTACCATAAGCCAGTGTTCAACTATTTTCGGGAAGAGAAAGAGTTTGACCTGAACTACCTGCTTCGAAAGGTCAGTGATGAGACTGAGCTGGCTGTTCTTAAAGACAACAATCAGGAAGTCATTCGCAATAATCCAGATTTCATCAGCAACAAAGAGCCCGGCACACCCACCAATCACATTTGTACTTCACTGCTTAGTCGGGACCGACTGAAGTTCATCCTGCAATACGCACTTGCCTATGTCCATGAACACGACGGTGTTCAGAAGCATATCATGCGCTACCCACAAATGTTCGCCACCAAAGCGATTGAGCAAAAACTGGACGAAGGCAACAAGAAAGGCATCATCTGGCATACTCAGGGCAGCGGTAAAACAGCACTGACCTATTACAACGTCAAGTTCCTGACCAACTATTATCAGCGCCAGAACATAGTCCCAAAATTCTACTTTATCGTAGACAGGCTCGACCTGCTGACACAGGCAAAGCGTGAGTTCAACAAACGGAGACTGAAGGTTCACACCATCAACTCCCGGGATGAGTTCAGTAAAGATATCAAAGCCACCAAGGTCATCCATAACGACAGCGGCAAGCCCGAAATCACCGTCGTCAATATTCAGAAGTTCAAGGATGACCCCAGCGTCGTACAAACCAAAGACTACAACGTCGATATCCAGCGAGTGTACTTTCTGGATGAAGTGCATCGCAGCTACAACCCGAACGGTAGCTTCCTCGCCAATCTGGATGAATCCGACCGGAACGCTATTAAAATCGGCCTGACCGGAACCCCGCTGCTGGGTTCAGATTACAATTCCAAGACATTGTTCGGTGGCTACATTCACAAGTACTACTACAACGCTTCCATTGCCGACGGTTACACCCTGCGCCTGATTCGTGAAGAGATCGCCACGAATTACATCAACGCCATGCAGAAGGCCATAAAAGAAATCGAGGTACAGCAAGGCAACATCAACAAAAAAGAAGTCTACGCCCACCCCCGGTTTGTGGAGCCCATGCTTAATTACATCATTAATGATTTCGAGAAAAGCCGTGGGGCAATGAATGATTCCACCATAGGCGGCATGGTGATCTGCGACAGCTCAGAGCAGGCCAAAGAACTCTATAAGCAGTTCAATGCTGTCTATGCCGAAAAGCCCACATCAGCAGCCAATGATGAAGAAGCCGAACAGAAAAAAGTAGCGGAACCCAGAGCCAGCTATACAGCCAAAGTAAAAAATAACAACAAAGTAAAAACCGCCCGCCTGATCCTGCACGACATTGGAACCAAAGATGAACGCAAAGAATGGGTTGAGGAATTCAAGGCAGGCAAAATTGACTTCCTGTTCGTTTACAACATGCTGCTCACCGGCTTCGATGCCAAGCGCCTGAAAAAACTGTATCTGGGCAGGCAAATTCGCCAACACAACCTGCTACAGGCATTAACACGGGTCAACCGTACCTACAAAGACTTCCGCTATGGCTATGTGGTGGATTTTGCGGATATCAGTGAAGAGTTCAAAGCCACCAACGAAGCCTACTTCAAAGAACTGCAATCCGAGCTGGGCGACGAAATGACCCATTACTCCAACCTTTTCAAGTCTCAGGAAGAAATCAAACAGGAGATTGAGCACGTCAAGGATGTGCTGTTCAAATTCGATACCGAAAACCCAGAAACCTTCTCCCGGCAAATCAGTGAGATGCAAAGCCGGGAAGACGTGCTGGCACTGAAAAAAGCACTGGCCGACGCCAAAAGCCTGTACAACGTCATTCGCATGCAGGGCAACTACGAGATGTTGAGCTACCTGGATTTCCCGATGCTCAACAAGCTCTACCGAATGGCCACCGAGCGACTGGAACTGCTCAACCTCAAGGCCAACATCGAAAAAGGCGACGACACCACCAACCTGCTCAATGTGGCGCTGGAAGAGGTGATTTTCGAGTTCGTCAAAATCGGTGAGGAAGAGCTCAAACTGGCGGATGAGCTGAAAGACACCTTGCGTAAAACCCGTGAAGCCTTGAACAGCAACTTCGACCAGCAAGACCCGAAATTCATCACCCTGAAGGAAGAGCTGGAAAGACTGTTCAAAAAGAAAAACCTTAACGAAGTGACTCAGGAGGAGATGAACAAGAACATCACCGCCCTGAACAAAATCCACGACCGGATCAAAGAGCTGAACCGGGAGAACAACCTGCTGCGCCAGAAGTACAACGGCGACCGCAAGTACACCCGCATCCATAAGCGCCTTAATGAGCAAGCGACAGAAAACCCGGAGCTCTCAGCCACCGAGCGCAACATTTTTGAAGCCCTGATGGGGGTCAAACAGCAAGCCGATGACATCGTGCTGAACAACAGCGACCTGCTGGAAAACGACAGTTACTTTCAGCGCACCATGCAGCCCCATGTTATCCGGCAGTTCAAAACTGAACACCATATCAAACTGAACCCTGACGCAGCACGACACATCAACCAGCTGATCGTCAACGAATACCTGAATGAATACAACGGAGTCAGCGCGTGGTAG
- a CDS encoding transposase, protein MTTALQKYSKHLCVKNLILQACKCFDTIPDYRPNHCSNGIPFSNFAKSAFAMMHQKYDSLLSFDTDQADPVIRHNLETMYHVKDGKVPCDTHMREILDPIAPEEFRKPFKKLFSLVQRNKLLKAFEFKCGDLKDCYLMPVDGTGLFYSGECRCNECCVKNKGKRNESYYHNLMGGCIVHPEQKTVIPFAPEAIVLQDGATKNDCEKNAIKRYLAHVKREHPHLNLAILLDGLYADNPTIELIRSYGWHYIIVAKDGNHKSLIEAMNALCDQGNLKYHEITNKEKGTKHWFRYANNVPLNASDFAENVNVLDYVETDKEGNRHTWCWVTDIELTEETVEEIMIGGRCRWHIENQTFNTLKNQGYNIEHNYGHGKYHLATNLAYLTFLAFMVDQIQEMTSPEFQKALKERSKGVRTYLWKLITRIFLSWFLEGWDELFEAINKGIKPGRVKINTS, encoded by the coding sequence ATGACCACTGCTCTCCAGAAATACAGTAAGCACCTTTGTGTCAAAAACCTTATCCTTCAAGCTTGCAAATGCTTTGATACCATTCCGGACTACCGTCCTAACCACTGTTCCAATGGTATTCCTTTTTCTAATTTTGCAAAGTCTGCTTTTGCCATGATGCATCAGAAATATGATTCTCTTCTGTCGTTTGATACGGATCAGGCCGATCCTGTTATTCGCCATAATCTTGAAACCATGTATCACGTGAAAGACGGAAAAGTACCTTGTGATACCCATATGAGAGAGATTCTTGATCCAATAGCGCCAGAGGAGTTCCGCAAGCCATTCAAAAAACTCTTCTCTTTGGTTCAGCGAAATAAACTTCTCAAGGCGTTTGAGTTCAAGTGTGGAGATTTAAAAGACTGTTACCTGATGCCTGTTGATGGAACTGGCCTATTTTATTCTGGAGAATGCCGTTGCAATGAATGTTGTGTAAAGAACAAGGGGAAGCGCAACGAATCCTATTACCACAACTTAATGGGTGGATGTATAGTTCACCCAGAGCAAAAAACAGTTATTCCCTTTGCACCGGAAGCTATCGTTCTTCAGGATGGTGCCACCAAAAATGATTGTGAAAAAAATGCAATAAAACGCTATTTGGCACACGTCAAACGAGAGCATCCTCATCTTAATTTAGCGATTCTCCTAGACGGCCTCTACGCTGATAACCCCACCATTGAGCTGATCAGGAGCTATGGCTGGCATTACATTATTGTTGCCAAAGACGGGAATCATAAATCGCTTATTGAGGCCATGAATGCGCTGTGCGATCAGGGTAACCTCAAATACCATGAGATAACCAATAAAGAAAAAGGCACTAAACACTGGTTCCGCTACGCCAATAACGTGCCACTTAATGCATCCGATTTTGCTGAAAATGTAAATGTTCTTGATTACGTTGAAACCGATAAAGAAGGTAATCGCCATACTTGGTGCTGGGTTACTGATATTGAGTTAACAGAAGAAACCGTTGAAGAAATAATGATAGGAGGACGGTGTCGCTGGCATATAGAAAACCAAACGTTTAATACCCTGAAAAACCAAGGCTACAACATTGAGCATAACTATGGTCATGGAAAGTACCATCTGGCTACGAATCTGGCTTATTTGACCTTTTTGGCATTTATGGTTGATCAAATTCAGGAAATGACCAGCCCGGAGTTTCAAAAAGCCTTAAAAGAACGATCGAAAGGTGTTCGTACTTACCTATGGAAGTTAATCACACGTATTTTCCTGTCCTGGTTTCTTGAAGGGTGGGATGAGTTATTTGAAGCGATTAACAAGGGTATAAAGCCGGGCAGGGTTAAAATTAACACTTCGTAG